Proteins from a genomic interval of Qipengyuania sp. JC766:
- the dinB gene encoding DNA polymerase IV — translation MDTGAQQTDPSTDGDDRARKIIHVDMDAFFASVEQRDNPELRGKPVAVGGSSGRGVVAAASYEARQFGVRSAMPSVTALRRCPDLIFCKSRFDVYREVSQQIREIFHSFTPLVEPLSLDEAYLDVTDDMKGIGSATRIAQLIRAEILAKTQLTASAGVSYNKFLAKLASDQNKPDGLCVIRPGEGPAFVQSLPIRRFHGVGPKGAEKMARLGIETGADLAERDLPWLRANFGSFADYLYGAARGIDNRPVRSHRTRKSVGGERTFSEDIHADDALRETLERIIDIVWERIERAEASGRTVTLKLKYNDFTIHTRSQSLVRLVETKDDFAIAARALLETELPLPRPIRLMGLTLSSLKGVTSESRRDARAAEAQLSLF, via the coding sequence ATGGACACCGGCGCGCAGCAGACCGATCCGTCGACAGATGGCGATGATCGCGCGCGCAAGATCATCCATGTCGACATGGATGCGTTCTTCGCGAGCGTCGAGCAGCGGGACAATCCCGAACTGCGGGGCAAGCCGGTTGCCGTCGGCGGGTCGAGCGGGCGCGGCGTGGTGGCCGCCGCCAGTTACGAGGCGCGCCAGTTCGGCGTGCGCAGCGCCATGCCCAGCGTAACCGCCCTGCGCCGCTGTCCCGACCTCATCTTCTGCAAAAGCCGGTTCGACGTCTATCGCGAGGTAAGCCAGCAGATCCGGGAGATCTTTCACAGCTTCACACCGCTGGTCGAACCGCTGAGCCTCGACGAGGCCTATCTGGACGTGACAGACGACATGAAGGGCATCGGTAGCGCCACGCGCATCGCGCAGCTCATCCGGGCGGAAATCCTCGCGAAGACGCAGCTGACCGCCAGCGCTGGGGTCAGTTACAACAAGTTCCTGGCCAAACTCGCGAGCGACCAGAACAAGCCGGACGGCCTCTGCGTCATCCGGCCCGGCGAAGGACCGGCCTTCGTCCAGAGCCTGCCGATCCGGCGGTTTCACGGCGTCGGCCCGAAGGGCGCAGAAAAGATGGCGCGGCTGGGCATCGAGACGGGCGCGGACCTGGCGGAGCGCGACTTGCCGTGGCTGCGCGCCAATTTCGGCAGCTTCGCCGACTATCTGTACGGAGCGGCGAGAGGGATCGACAACCGACCGGTCCGGTCGCACCGGACGCGCAAGTCGGTCGGCGGCGAACGGACCTTTTCCGAAGATATCCATGCCGACGATGCCTTGCGAGAAACGCTCGAGCGGATCATCGATATCGTGTGGGAACGGATCGAAAGGGCTGAGGCGAGCGGCCGGACCGTCACGCTGAAACTCAAGTACAACGACTTCACGATCCATACCCGGTCGCAGTCGCTCGTCCGGCTCGTCGAGACGAAGGATGACTTCGCGATCGCCGCGCGCGCGCTTCTCGAAACGGAGCTTCCGCTTCCCCGGCCGATCCGCCTGATGGGGCTCACGCTCTCCTCGCTGAAGGGGGTTACGTCCGAGTCGCGCAGGGATGCGCGCGCAGCCGAAGCGCAGCTTTCGCTTTTCTAG
- a CDS encoding NUDIX domain-containing protein, which produces MALPIAHRIRHHWRTIIKPSLSGVSVILVDGEDRVLMVRHSYGPPTWALPGGGIDRKEAPIDCAKRELHEELGVHGCELQFVGTLEETLSGAPHSAFIFQGRCPVAPKPDRREILEAQFFPVHSLPHPLSDATRRRLAFWTDKGRR; this is translated from the coding sequence GTGGCCCTGCCGATTGCACATCGCATACGGCATCACTGGCGTACGATTATCAAACCGTCCCTGTCCGGCGTCTCGGTAATTCTTGTCGATGGCGAGGACCGGGTGCTGATGGTGCGCCACAGCTACGGCCCGCCGACCTGGGCGCTTCCGGGCGGTGGGATCGACCGCAAGGAGGCCCCGATCGACTGTGCCAAGCGGGAACTGCACGAGGAGCTCGGCGTGCACGGATGCGAACTGCAATTCGTCGGCACGCTGGAAGAAACGCTTTCGGGTGCGCCCCACTCGGCATTCATCTTTCAGGGCCGTTGCCCAGTCGCGCCGAAGCCCGACCGGCGTGAAATCCTGGAAGCCCAGTTCTTCCCTGTGCATTCGCTACCCCATCCGCTGAGCGATGCGACGCGCCGGCGGCTCGCCTTCTGGACGGACAAGGGCCGCCGCTAG
- a CDS encoding DNA starvation/stationary phase protection protein: protein MAESGDNSKTALVSELNGLLADHLALYFKTKNFHWHVRGPRFRDLHLLFDEQAIEIRDQIDDIGERVRKLGEDTLTSIGSVAKHTNIADQDNTKLDPDAMVRELRDDNRKVVDRLKGLKPLAEQAGDNATDGLLDDWTDMAEERVWFLDSTLQ, encoded by the coding sequence ATGGCCGAATCCGGCGACAACTCCAAAACCGCGCTCGTCAGCGAACTGAACGGGCTTCTGGCCGATCATCTCGCGCTGTATTTCAAGACCAAGAACTTCCATTGGCATGTGCGCGGACCGCGCTTTCGCGACCTTCACTTGCTGTTCGACGAGCAGGCGATCGAGATCCGCGACCAGATCGACGATATCGGCGAGCGCGTCCGCAAGCTGGGCGAAGACACACTGACCTCGATCGGCTCGGTCGCGAAGCACACGAACATCGCCGATCAGGACAACACCAAGCTCGATCCCGATGCGATGGTCCGCGAACTGCGCGACGACAACCGCAAGGTTGTGGATCGGCTCAAGGGATTGAAGCCGCTGGCCGAACAGGCGGGCGACAACGCCACCGACGGGTTGCTCGACGACTGGACGGACATGGCCGAAGAGCGCGTCTGGTTCCTCGATTCCACGCTGCAGTAA
- a CDS encoding 3'(2'),5'-bisphosphate nucleotidase CysQ: MAVTELDDTELAARLARHAGRILLELRDSELLDGKALGAAGDATANQFILHALRRHRPEDGVLSEESKDTRERLDKSRVWIVDPVDGTREYGEQRTDWAVHVALAVDGRAVSGAVALPGCEMVLRSDRPAVLPAMPAKPRLVVSRTRPASEAVAVAERIGGDLVPMGSAGAKAMAVVRGEAEIYLHSGGQYEWDSCAPVAVAQAFGLYCSRIDGSPIVYNQADTYLPDLLICRPEWADEVLAQVAAIGT; the protein is encoded by the coding sequence ATAGCCGTGACCGAACTAGACGATACCGAACTCGCCGCACGCCTGGCCCGTCACGCGGGGCGCATTCTGCTCGAATTGCGGGACAGCGAACTGCTGGACGGCAAGGCGCTCGGCGCTGCCGGCGATGCGACCGCCAACCAGTTCATTCTGCACGCCCTGCGCCGGCACCGGCCGGAAGACGGCGTGCTGTCGGAAGAGAGCAAGGATACGCGCGAGCGGCTGGACAAGTCACGGGTGTGGATCGTCGATCCGGTGGACGGCACACGCGAGTACGGAGAGCAGCGGACCGACTGGGCCGTCCATGTTGCGCTCGCTGTCGACGGGCGGGCCGTGTCCGGGGCCGTTGCCTTGCCCGGGTGCGAAATGGTGCTGCGCAGCGATCGTCCCGCGGTTCTGCCCGCGATGCCCGCCAAGCCACGGCTGGTGGTCAGCCGCACGCGTCCCGCCAGCGAAGCCGTCGCCGTCGCGGAGCGGATCGGCGGCGACCTCGTGCCCATGGGAAGCGCGGGGGCGAAAGCCATGGCGGTGGTGCGCGGCGAAGCGGAAATCTACCTCCACTCGGGCGGGCAGTACGAATGGGACAGCTGCGCCCCGGTCGCGGTCGCACAGGCCTTCGGGCTGTACTGCTCCCGCATCGACGGTTCGCCGATCGTCTACAACCAGGCCGATACCTACCTGCCCGACCTGCTGATCTGTCGTCCCGAATGGGCGGACGAGGTGCTTGCGCAAGTCGCTGCCATCGGAACATAG
- the cysN gene encoding sulfate adenylyltransferase subunit CysN, whose translation MNAPDRTGPAYEADALIAEDIDGYLEKHQHKTMLRFITCGSVDDGKSTLIGRLLYDSKMIFEDQLASLESDSKRVGTQGQEIDFALLVDGLAAEREQGITIDVAYRFFATENRKFIVADCPGHEQYTRNMVTGASTADLAVILIDARKGVLTQTRRHSFLCHQLGIRNVVLAVNKMDLVGYDRAAFDSIVSDYSSFARSIGIERFIAIPMSGLAGDNITARSANTPWYDGPTLMDHLEAVEVRSEVGQAKPFRMPVQWVNRPNLDFRGFSGQIATGIVRPGDAVRVVPSGKTSTIRSISTFDGDLEQAVAGQSVTLTFEDEIDCSRGNVIASAEVPPQASDQFEATIVWMDDDPMIVGRGYWLKLGTQTVSATVQEPKYEIDINDPGDENARLAARTFDLNAIGVAELRTDRPIVFEPYEENRALGGFILVDKVSNRTVAAGMLHFALRRAQNVHWQPTDIGREQHAQMKNQQPRVLWFTGLSGSGKSTIANEVEKRLALMNRHTFLLDGDNIRHGLNRDLGFTEADRIENIRRIGEVAKLMADAGLIVLTAFISPFRAERQMVRDMLPEGEFIEIFVDTPLDVAEQRDVKGLYKKAREGTLKNFTGIDSPYEAPEAPDIRVNTVDMSPEDAAEYIIRQIMPLK comes from the coding sequence ATGAACGCCCCCGACCGGACCGGACCCGCCTACGAAGCGGATGCCCTCATCGCCGAGGATATCGACGGCTACCTCGAAAAGCACCAGCACAAGACCATGCTGCGGTTCATCACTTGCGGTAGCGTAGATGACGGCAAGTCCACCCTGATCGGGCGCCTGCTGTACGACAGCAAGATGATCTTCGAGGACCAGCTCGCCAGCCTGGAAAGCGACAGCAAGCGGGTGGGCACGCAGGGACAGGAAATCGATTTCGCGCTGCTGGTGGACGGGCTCGCGGCGGAACGGGAGCAGGGCATCACTATCGATGTCGCCTATCGCTTCTTCGCGACCGAGAACCGCAAGTTCATCGTCGCCGACTGCCCGGGCCACGAACAATATACCCGCAACATGGTCACCGGCGCCTCGACCGCGGACCTCGCCGTGATCCTGATCGATGCGCGCAAGGGCGTGCTCACCCAGACCCGGCGGCACAGCTTCCTGTGCCACCAGCTGGGCATCCGGAACGTGGTGCTCGCGGTCAACAAGATGGATCTCGTCGGGTACGACCGGGCGGCCTTCGATTCCATCGTGTCGGACTATTCGTCGTTCGCCCGGAGCATCGGGATCGAGCGCTTCATCGCCATCCCGATGTCCGGCCTCGCGGGCGACAACATCACCGCGCGGTCCGCCAATACCCCCTGGTACGACGGCCCGACGCTGATGGACCACCTGGAGGCGGTGGAGGTCCGCAGCGAAGTCGGGCAGGCCAAACCCTTCCGCATGCCGGTCCAGTGGGTGAACCGCCCGAACCTGGATTTCCGCGGGTTTTCGGGCCAGATCGCGACCGGGATCGTCAGGCCCGGCGACGCGGTGCGCGTGGTCCCGTCCGGCAAGACGAGCACGATCCGGTCGATCAGCACCTTCGACGGCGATCTCGAACAGGCCGTGGCCGGCCAGTCCGTCACGCTGACCTTCGAGGACGAGATCGACTGCTCGCGCGGAAACGTCATAGCCTCCGCCGAAGTACCGCCGCAGGCCTCGGACCAGTTCGAAGCAACCATCGTCTGGATGGACGACGATCCGATGATCGTGGGCCGCGGCTACTGGCTGAAACTGGGCACGCAGACCGTATCGGCGACCGTGCAGGAGCCGAAATACGAGATCGACATCAACGATCCGGGCGACGAGAACGCAAGACTGGCGGCCAGGACGTTCGATCTCAACGCCATCGGCGTGGCGGAATTGCGGACCGACCGGCCGATCGTCTTCGAACCGTACGAGGAGAACCGCGCGCTTGGCGGGTTCATTCTTGTCGACAAGGTCAGCAACCGGACCGTTGCCGCCGGAATGCTGCACTTCGCCCTCAGGCGGGCACAGAACGTGCACTGGCAGCCGACCGATATCGGGCGCGAACAGCATGCCCAGATGAAGAACCAGCAGCCGCGCGTGCTCTGGTTCACGGGGCTTTCGGGATCGGGCAAGTCGACCATCGCCAACGAGGTGGAAAAGCGCCTCGCCCTGATGAACCGCCACACCTTCCTGCTCGATGGCGACAATATCCGCCACGGCCTGAACCGCGACCTTGGCTTCACCGAGGCGGACAGGATCGAGAACATCCGCCGGATCGGCGAGGTCGCGAAGCTGATGGCGGATGCGGGGCTGATCGTGCTGACCGCCTTCATCAGCCCGTTCCGGGCTGAGCGCCAGATGGTGCGCGACATGCTTCCCGAAGGCGAGTTCATCGAGATCTTCGTCGACACGCCGCTGGACGTGGCGGAGCAGCGCGACGTGAAGGGCCTGTACAAAAAGGCGCGCGAAGGGACGCTCAAGAACTTCACCGGGATCGACAGTCCCTACGAAGCGCCGGAGGCGCCCGATATCCGGGTGAACACGGTCGACATGTCGCCAGAGGATGCGGCCGAGTACATCATCCGCCAGATCATGCCGCTCAAATAG
- the cysD gene encoding sulfate adenylyltransferase subunit CysD — MTVPLTHLQRLEAESIHIMREVVAEAERPVMLYSVGKDSAVMLHLARKAFHPSPPPFPLLHVDTTWKFRAMYELREKAAREAGMELLVHQNPEAKERGINPFEHGALHTDMWKTEGLKQALDRFGFDAAFGGARRDEEKSRAKERIFSFRTATHGWDPKNQRPELWNLYNARKAKGESIRVFPLSNWTELDIWQYIHLENIEIVPLYFSAMRPTYEYEGGLFVADDIARLEQAMGRRPDIVERSVRFRTLGCFPLTGAVESTAATLPEIIQEMLLTTTSERQGRVIDKDSGDASMERKKQEGYF; from the coding sequence ATGACCGTGCCACTGACCCATCTCCAGCGCCTCGAGGCGGAGAGCATCCACATCATGCGCGAGGTGGTGGCCGAGGCGGAACGGCCGGTCATGCTGTATTCGGTAGGCAAGGACAGCGCGGTCATGCTGCACCTGGCGCGCAAGGCGTTCCATCCCTCGCCGCCGCCGTTCCCGCTGCTGCATGTTGACACGACCTGGAAATTCCGGGCGATGTACGAATTGCGCGAAAAGGCCGCGCGCGAGGCGGGCATGGAACTGCTTGTCCACCAGAACCCGGAAGCGAAGGAACGCGGGATCAACCCGTTCGAGCACGGCGCCCTCCACACCGACATGTGGAAGACCGAAGGGCTGAAGCAGGCGCTCGACCGGTTCGGCTTCGATGCGGCCTTCGGCGGCGCGCGGCGCGACGAGGAGAAGAGCCGGGCGAAGGAGCGGATCTTCTCGTTCCGCACCGCGACCCATGGCTGGGACCCGAAGAACCAGCGGCCCGAACTGTGGAACCTTTATAACGCCCGCAAGGCCAAGGGCGAAAGCATCCGCGTGTTCCCGCTGTCCAACTGGACCGAGCTGGACATCTGGCAGTACATCCACCTCGAGAACATCGAGATCGTCCCGCTCTATTTCTCCGCGATGCGGCCGACCTACGAATACGAAGGCGGCCTGTTCGTGGCGGACGATATCGCGCGGCTGGAGCAGGCGATGGGCCGGCGCCCGGACATCGTGGAGCGGTCCGTCCGCTTCCGCACGCTGGGCTGCTTCCCGCTGACCGGCGCTGTCGAAAGCACCGCGGCGACGCTGCCGGAGATCATCCAGGAAATGCTCCTGACCACGACCAGCGAACGGCAGGGACGCGTGATCGACAAGGATTCGGGCGACGCCTCGATGGAGCGCAAGAAGCAGGAGGGCTATTTCTGA
- a CDS encoding CoA-acylating methylmalonate-semialdehyde dehydrogenase: MRQIDHFMLGGAGNGSGRTHDVWNPSTGEVQARVALGDAALLDKAVETAKKVQPEWAATNPQRRARVMFEYKRLVEANKQELAELLASEHGKVVEDAHGDVQRGLEVIEYACGIPQVLKGEYTQGAGPGIDVYSMRQPLGIGAGITPFNFPAMIPMWMFGMAIAAGNAFILKPSERDPSVPVRLAELFAEAGAPEGLLQVVHGDKEMVDAILDHRDIAAVSFVGSSDIAHYVYKRGVAAGKRVQAMGGAKNHGIVMPDADLDQVVNDLSGAAFGSAGERCMALPVVVPVGEDTADRLREKLIPAINALRVGVSNDPDAHYGPVVTPEHKARIEGWIDTAEKEGAEVVIDGRGFTLQGHEKGFFVGPTLLDKVTTDMESYQEEIFGPVLQIVRAKDFEEAVRLPSEHQYGNGVAIFTRNGHAAREFAHRVNVGMVGINVPIPVPVSYHSFGGWKRSGFGDIDQYGTEGLRFWTKAKKVTQRWPDGGGDGSNAFVIPTMG, encoded by the coding sequence ATGCGGCAGATAGATCATTTCATGCTCGGCGGAGCGGGCAACGGTTCGGGACGGACGCACGACGTCTGGAACCCATCCACCGGCGAAGTGCAGGCGCGCGTCGCGCTGGGCGATGCGGCCCTGCTCGACAAGGCGGTGGAAACCGCCAAGAAGGTCCAGCCCGAATGGGCGGCGACCAATCCGCAGCGCCGCGCGCGGGTCATGTTCGAATACAAGCGCCTGGTCGAAGCGAACAAGCAGGAGCTCGCCGAACTGCTGGCGAGCGAACACGGCAAGGTGGTGGAAGACGCGCATGGCGACGTGCAGCGCGGCCTCGAAGTCATCGAATATGCCTGCGGCATCCCGCAGGTGCTGAAGGGCGAATACACGCAAGGCGCCGGGCCCGGCATCGACGTCTATTCGATGCGCCAGCCGCTCGGCATCGGGGCGGGCATCACGCCGTTCAACTTCCCGGCCATGATCCCGATGTGGATGTTCGGCATGGCGATCGCGGCGGGCAACGCCTTCATCCTGAAGCCGAGCGAGCGCGACCCGAGCGTGCCCGTGCGCCTGGCCGAACTGTTCGCCGAAGCCGGCGCGCCCGAAGGGCTGCTGCAGGTGGTGCATGGCGACAAGGAAATGGTCGACGCGATCCTCGACCATCGCGACATCGCGGCGGTCAGCTTCGTCGGATCGTCCGACATCGCGCACTACGTCTACAAGCGCGGCGTGGCCGCCGGAAAGCGTGTGCAGGCGATGGGGGGCGCGAAGAACCACGGCATCGTGATGCCCGATGCCGATCTCGACCAGGTGGTGAACGATCTGAGCGGCGCGGCCTTCGGCTCCGCGGGCGAGCGCTGCATGGCGTTGCCGGTTGTGGTGCCGGTGGGCGAGGATACGGCCGACAGGCTGCGCGAGAAGCTGATCCCGGCGATCAATGCCCTGCGCGTCGGCGTCTCGAACGATCCGGACGCGCATTACGGTCCGGTCGTCACACCAGAACACAAGGCCCGTATCGAGGGCTGGATCGACACGGCCGAAAAGGAAGGCGCGGAAGTCGTGATCGACGGGCGCGGCTTCACCCTGCAGGGCCACGAGAAAGGCTTCTTCGTCGGTCCGACCCTGCTCGACAAGGTCACCACGGACATGGAAAGCTACCAGGAAGAAATCTTCGGCCCGGTCCTCCAGATCGTGCGCGCCAAGGATTTCGAGGAAGCGGTCCGCCTGCCGAGCGAACACCAGTACGGCAACGGCGTCGCCATCTTCACGCGCAACGGCCATGCCGCGCGCGAATTCGCGCACCGGGTGAATGTCGGCATGGTCGGTATCAACGTGCCTATCCCCGTGCCCGTCAGCTATCACAGCTTCGGCGGCTGGAAGCGTTCGGGCTTTGGCGACATCGACCAGTACGGGACCGAGGGCCTGCGCTTCTGGACCAAGGCGAAGAAGGTCACCCAGCGCTGGCCCGATGGTGGCGGCGACGGCTCCAACGCCTTCGTCATCCCGACCATGGGCTGA
- a CDS encoding RidA family protein yields MQRTSSGSPYEVQFGFSRAVRVGNRIIVSGTGPIEPDGSTTQGDAAAQATRCFTLIVNAIEELGGSAADVVRTRMYLTDIGSQDAVGAVHAQFFSETRPAATMVGVASLCRAEWLVEIEAEAIVTQP; encoded by the coding sequence ATGCAGCGCACGAGTTCGGGTTCGCCTTACGAGGTGCAGTTCGGATTCTCCCGCGCAGTACGGGTTGGAAACCGGATCATCGTGTCCGGGACCGGTCCGATCGAGCCGGACGGTTCGACGACACAAGGCGACGCGGCGGCACAGGCGACGCGCTGTTTCACGCTGATCGTGAATGCGATCGAGGAACTGGGCGGCAGTGCTGCCGACGTGGTACGGACCCGGATGTACCTGACCGACATCGGATCGCAAGACGCAGTCGGTGCGGTCCATGCGCAGTTCTTTTCCGAAACGCGGCCGGCCGCGACGATGGTCGGCGTCGCTTCCCTCTGCCGGGCGGAATGGCTGGTTGAGATCGAGGCAGAAGCGATCGTGACGCAGCCTTGA
- a CDS encoding polysaccharide deacetylase family protein: MTSLSRLLARFAAFVLLAAGLASPALAEKRVALTFDDIPRQQGAFFTPQERSEKIIAALKDAGVEQAAFFINPGALAEPGKDYGEAHVDAYVAAGHVIANHSYSHGHLSRTTAEAYLADIDRAEAWLAGRAGYRPWFRFPYLDEGADDKAKRDAVRAGLKERGLSNGYVTADGSDWHLEQLTVLAKRQGLPMDEKQLRRLYVASQMSGLAYHDQLARDTLGRSPAHVMLMHETDLAALYLPDLIAEMRKQGWTIIPVDEAYRDPISTAQPDVPYAWGTLTGSMAWEKDVPPPLSPDWMSTGMMTYLFETRVTKAKLDTE, translated from the coding sequence ATGACCTCCTTATCCCGACTTCTCGCAAGGTTCGCCGCTTTCGTGCTGCTCGCCGCGGGGCTCGCTAGCCCCGCCCTCGCCGAAAAGCGCGTCGCGTTGACCTTCGACGACATTCCGCGCCAGCAGGGCGCCTTCTTCACGCCGCAGGAACGCAGCGAGAAGATCATTGCCGCGCTGAAGGATGCGGGCGTCGAACAGGCGGCGTTCTTCATCAATCCGGGCGCGCTGGCCGAACCCGGCAAGGACTATGGCGAAGCGCATGTCGACGCCTATGTCGCGGCCGGCCACGTCATCGCCAACCATAGCTACAGCCACGGTCATCTCAGCCGCACCACGGCCGAGGCCTACCTGGCCGATATCGACCGAGCGGAAGCGTGGCTGGCCGGACGGGCCGGCTATCGCCCGTGGTTCCGCTTCCCCTATCTGGACGAAGGGGCGGACGACAAGGCGAAGCGCGATGCGGTGCGTGCCGGCCTCAAGGAGCGCGGGCTGTCCAACGGCTACGTCACGGCGGACGGGTCGGACTGGCACCTGGAGCAGCTGACGGTGCTGGCGAAACGACAGGGGTTGCCGATGGACGAAAAGCAGCTGCGCCGGCTCTATGTCGCCTCGCAGATGAGCGGGCTTGCCTATCACGACCAGCTGGCGCGCGACACGCTGGGCCGATCGCCCGCCCACGTGATGCTGATGCACGAAACGGACCTCGCCGCGCTCTACCTCCCGGACCTGATCGCGGAGATGCGCAAGCAGGGCTGGACGATCATCCCGGTTGACGAGGCATACCGCGATCCCATCTCGACCGCGCAGCCGGATGTGCCTTACGCCTGGGGCACCTTGACGGGTTCCATGGCGTGGGAGAAGGACGTGCCTCCTCCCCTTTCTCCGGACTGGATGTCGACGGGTATGATGACCTACCTGTTCGAAACCCGTGTGACGAAAGCCAAACTGGATACCGAATGA
- a CDS encoding acyl-CoA dehydrogenase family protein: protein MTATGQFQLTEDQRAIQEMAQRFTADNITPFAGEWDEKHHFPRDVIKRTAELGFGAIYVSEESGGIGLGRLEAALIMEAMAYGCPTTSAFISIHNMASWMIDRFGGEGVKAKYLPDLVTMDKIASYCLTEPGSGSDAAGLKTSAVLDGDEYVLNGTKQFISGGGVNDVYVTMVRTSEHKTKGITCLVIDKDTPGVSFGAPEKKLGWNASPTAQVIFEDARVPVANRVGDEGEGFRFAMMGLDGGRLNIGACSLGGAQRCLDEAVKYTKERQQFDQQIADFQNTQFMLADMATDLEAARALLYLAAAKVTDNAPDKSRFSAMAKRLATDNGSKVVNDALQLFGGYGYLKDYPIERFWRDLRVHSILEGTNQVMRMIVGRDLLRQGA from the coding sequence ATGACCGCCACAGGCCAATTCCAGCTCACCGAAGACCAGCGCGCGATCCAGGAAATGGCGCAGCGCTTCACTGCCGACAACATTACCCCCTTCGCAGGCGAGTGGGACGAGAAGCACCACTTCCCGCGCGACGTGATCAAGCGGACGGCGGAGCTCGGCTTCGGCGCGATCTATGTCAGCGAGGAATCGGGCGGGATCGGCCTCGGCCGGCTGGAGGCAGCGCTGATCATGGAAGCGATGGCCTATGGCTGTCCCACCACCAGCGCCTTCATCTCGATCCACAACATGGCCAGCTGGATGATCGACCGTTTCGGCGGAGAAGGCGTGAAGGCAAAATACCTCCCCGACCTCGTCACCATGGACAAGATCGCCTCCTACTGCCTCACCGAACCGGGCAGCGGATCGGACGCGGCCGGCCTCAAGACCAGCGCCGTGCTGGACGGGGACGAATACGTCCTCAACGGCACCAAGCAGTTCATTTCGGGTGGCGGGGTGAACGACGTCTATGTCACCATGGTCCGCACGTCCGAGCACAAGACCAAGGGCATCACCTGCCTCGTCATCGACAAGGACACGCCCGGCGTCAGTTTTGGCGCGCCGGAAAAGAAGCTCGGCTGGAACGCCAGCCCGACCGCGCAGGTCATCTTCGAGGATGCGCGCGTGCCGGTCGCCAACCGTGTGGGCGACGAAGGCGAAGGCTTCCGTTTCGCCATGATGGGCCTCGACGGCGGACGGCTGAACATCGGCGCCTGCTCGCTCGGCGGTGCGCAGCGCTGCCTGGACGAGGCGGTGAAGTACACCAAGGAACGCCAGCAGTTCGACCAGCAGATCGCGGACTTCCAGAACACCCAGTTCATGCTCGCCGACATGGCGACCGACCTGGAGGCGGCGCGCGCATTGCTCTACCTCGCGGCCGCCAAGGTGACCGACAACGCGCCCGACAAGTCGCGCTTCTCCGCCATGGCCAAGCGGCTGGCGACAGACAATGGCAGCAAGGTCGTGAACGACGCGCTGCAGCTGTTCGGTGGCTACGGCTACCTCAAGGACTACCCGATCGAACGCTTCTGGCGAGACCTGCGCGTCCACTCGATCCTGGAAGGCACCAACCAGGTCATGCGCATGATCGTGGGCCGGGACTTGCTGCGGCAGGGGGCCTGA